The Streptomyces sp. V4I8 genome includes the window GGTGTTCCTCGACGTGTCCGTGACCGTCGCCTTCATCACCTTCCTGCCGGCCGTCACCGCGCTCGTCACCTTCGTCTTCGAGGTCGTCGGACTGCACGACTTCGGCAAGCAGTACGGGCTGCGCGTCCGCTTCGTCCACTATCTGAAGCTCATCGTGGGCGGTCCCTTCTATCAGGTGCTCCTCGCCGGGGCCGCCGTCCGCGCCGTATGGCGTGAGCAGCGCGGCCGTAACGACTGGGAGCTGACCACCCACGTCGGCGCGCATCTCGCCCCTGCCGAAACGACCCGAGACCTCCGAGAGGACGTCACCGCGTGACCTCCACCCTTCCCGCGGTGACCACTCCCAAGGTCCCCGCGCAGCGGCAGCCTGCGCCTGAAACGCGTCCGGCCGACCGAACCGCCCCGCCGGCGCGGCTGCGTTCGTCCAGACCCGACCTGATCCTGTGCGGTGTGCTCCTCGTGGCGATCCTCGTCGTGCAGGGCTGGAACATCGCCGACTATCCGACCCTCAGCGACGACGAGGGCACCTACCTCGCCCAGGCCTGGGCCGTCCAGGAGGGCCGGGGGCTCGCCCACTACACCTACTGGTACGACCATCCGCCCCTCGGCTGGATCCAGATAGCCCTGCTGACCTGGATACCGGCCGCGCTCAGCCCCGACTCGATGACCGTCGGCACCATGCGCGCCGCGATGCTCGTCATCAGCGCGGTCAGCGCGGTCCTGGTGTACGTGCTCGGGCGGCGGCTTTCCCTGCCGCGCTGGGCAGCCGGGCTCGGCATGGTCCTGTTCGGCCTCTCGCCGCTGTCGGTCGTCCTCCAGCGGGAGATCTTCCTCGACAACCTCGCGGTGATGTGGACGCTCCTCGCGTTCGCCCTCGCCGCCTCCCCGAGCCGCCATCTCTGGCACCACTTCGGCGCCGGGATCGCCGCCGCCACGGCCGTGCTGACCAAGGAGACGATGCTCTTCGTCCTCCCGGCGGTCCTCGTCACCATGTGGCGGCACAGCCACCGCGACACCCGCAAGTTCGCCCTCACCGGCGCCGTCACCGCCTGCGCGCTGATCGGCCTCTCGTACCCTCTCTTCGCGCTGCTGAAGGGCGAGTTGTTCCCGGGCAGCGGGCACGTCTCGCTCTGGGACGGCATCACGTACCAGATGACCAGACCCGGTTCGGGCTTCATCCTCGACCAGGGTTCCGGCTCCTACGGCGTCCTCCAGTCCTGGCTCTACTACGACCGCGTCCTCATCCTCGGCGGCCTCGCGGGCGGCCTGCTGCTCCTGGTCACCTGGCGCTGGTCGGTCACCGCCCGCGCGCTGGCCGGACCCTCGTGCGCGGTGGTCATCCTCGCCCTGGTGGCCATGCGCCCCACCGGCTACCTGCCCGCCATGTACGTCATCCAGGCCCTGCCCTTCCTCGCCCTCGTCCTCGCCGGAGGAACGGCCTCCGTCGCCCACGCCGTCCTGCGGCGCCGCCGGTCCGAGGCGGAGAAGCGGTACGTCACCGGCGGGCGGTACGCCCTCGCGGCCGTCCTCGCGATCGCGGCCGGTGCCTATGTCGTACCCCGCTGGTACGACGGCGCCCACACCGCCGTCACCGCCGACGCCAACGCGCCCTACCAGGCCGCCTCGAAGTGGCTGGCCACCGAGGTGGAGGACCCGCAGGACACCCGGGTCCTCGTCGACGACGCGCTGTGGCTGGACCTGGTGCACGCCGGGTACGAGCCCGGGCTCGGGGCCATCTGGTTCTACAAGGCCGACCTCGACCCGGCCGTGACGAAGACGATGCCGCGCGGCTGGAAGGACCTCGACTACGTGGTCGCCTCGCCGACGGTACGGCGCGACGCGGTGGACCTGCCCAACGTCAAGGCGGCGATGGAGCACTCGAAGCCGGTCGCCGTGTTCGGCACCGGTGAGGACCGGATCGAGATCCGGCAGATCCAGACAGCATCCGGAGGGGTTCGATGACTCACGAGTACACCGCCCCCGAAGAGCTGGGCGATCCGTCGGTGGACGCCGCCGAGGTTCCCGAACCCGGCGCCGTCACCATCGTCGTACCGACCTTCAACGAGTCCGCGAACGTACGGCAGTTGCTGCACCAGATCACCGACTCGGTGCCGTCCCGGCTGCCCTGCGAGGTCGTCTTCGTGGACGACTCCACCGACGACACCCCGCAGGTCATCAAGGAGGCCGCCCAGGACTGCCCGTTCCCCGTCACCGTCATCCACCGGGACGAACCCGTCGGCGGGCTCGGCGGCGCGGTCGTCGAGGGGATGAAGGCGGCCGGGTCGGACTGGATCGTCGTCATGGACGGCGACTGCCAGCATCCGCCTTCCCTGGTCCCGGAGTTGGTCGCCACCGGCGAGCGGGCGAACGCCGGGCTCGTCGTCGCCTCCCGGTACATCAAGGGCGGCAGCCGGGCCGGGCTCGCGGGCAGCTACCGGGTGGCCGTCTCCCGGGCCGCGACCTGGCTGACCAAGTCCCTCTTCCCGCGCCGGCTGCACGGCATCAGCGACCCGATGAGCGGCTTCTTCGCCATCCGCCGCAGCGACATCACGTCCGAGGCGCTGAAGCCCCTCGGTTACAAGATCCTGCTGGAGCTGGCGGTCCGCAGCCGCCCGCGCACGGTCACCGAGGTGCCGTTCGTCTTCCAGGAGCGGTTCGCGGGGGAGTCCAAGTCCACGGCGGCGGAGGGGCGCCGCTTCCTGCGGCACCTCGCCGGGCTGCGTACGGCGGACCCGCTGGCCCGGATGGTCGTGTTCGGGCTGATCGGACTGACCGGCTTCGTGCCGAACCTCGTCGCGCTGTGGGCGATGACCCGGGCGGGGCTGCACTACCTGCCCGCGGAGGTCGTCGCCAACCAGTTCGGCGTGGCCTGGAACTTCCTGCTCATCGAGAAGCTGCTGTTCCGCGACCGGCGCCGGCACCGCCACTGGGCCGACCGTACGGTCCGGTTCGCGCTGCTCTCCAACGCCGACCTGGTGCTGCGCATCCCGCTGATCGCGCTGCTGGTCGGCCAGTTCGGGCTGGCGGTGCTGCCGGCGACCGCGCTGGCCCTGGTCATCACGTTCGTCCTGCGCTTCGTCGGGACCGAGGCGCTGGTCTATCTGCCGCGCAGGAGCCGCACAGCAAGGAGTACTGCATGAGATCGAGACCGAGAACGGCCTTGCTGGCCGTGTTGGGGCTCACCGGAGGTCTCCTCCTCACCGCGCCCCAGCCCGCCTCCGCCGCCAACCTCATCAAGAACCCCGGCTTCGAGACCGCCGGCGGCGACGACATGCCCTACTGCTGGAAGAAGTCCGGCTGGGGCGACAACGACTTCACCTTCGCGACGGTGGCCGACGCCCACTCGGGCGGCAAGGCCATGAAGGTGTCGCTCACCCGCCGTGTCGATGGCGACCGCAAGGCGCTGATCACCGAGTCCGCCGAGTGCGCGCCGGTCGTCACGCCGGGCAAGCAGTACGACCTGGGGCTCTGGTACAAGTCGACCACCCCGGACGCCTCCGTCACCCTCTTCCGGCACGACGCGACGGCGGGCTGGCAGTACTGGACCGACCTCAAGACGCTCGACATGGCCGCCGGCTGGACCGAGGCCACCGTCCGCACACCCGAGGTGCCCGCCGGCACCGACCGGATCGCCTGGGGTGTCTCCGTCTACGGCACCGGCTCCGTCACCACCGACGACTACACGATGGACCAGGTCGCCGAGCCCGTCCCCGACCCGGTGTGCACGGGCACCGCGCAGGAGTGCGCGAACGGCCGTTGGGACGTGCTGCCCACGAAGAACCCGGTCCGCTCCATGCACTCCGTCGTCCTGAACAACGGCAAGGTGCTGCTGATCGCGGGCTCCGGCAACGACCCGGAGAAGTTCGCGGCGGGCACGTTCACCAGCGCGGTCTACGACCCGCAGAACGGCACGTACAAGCAGATCCCCACGCCCAAGGACATGTTCTGCGCGGGCCACGTCCAGCTCGACGACGGCCGGGTGCTCGTGATGAGCGGCAACAAGGGCTATCCGTCGGCCGACGGCACGATCGGTTACCAGGGCTACAAGGACTCGTACACCTTCGACCCGGTCAGCGAGACGTACAGCAAGACCAACGACATGAACGACGGCCACTGGTACCCGTCGGCAACCATCCTCGGCAACGGTGACGTGATCTCCTTCGGCGGGCTGAAGGAGGACTCGACCGGTTCGGTGGCCGCCGAGCTGTGGTCGGACGCCGAGCAGAAGTGGCTGGAGCTCTGGAAGGTCAACCAGACCTGGTCGTACTGGGGCCTGTACCCGTCGATGATCCTGATGCAGGACGGCCGTCTCTTCTACTCGGGCAGCCATGTCTTCGGCAACAACATCCCGGGCACCGGATCGGCGATCTGCGACTACGGCGCCAACACGGTCACCCAGGTCCCCGGCCTGCAGAACAAGGACGTGCGCGACCAGTCCGCGAGCGTGCTGCTGCCCCCGGCCCAGGACCAGAAGGTCCTCACCATCGGCGGCGGCAACATCGACTCCAACCCGGACGCGAACCGCCTCACCGACGTCATCGACCTGAAGCAGCCGAACCCGTCCTACGTCGCCGGCCCGCCGCTTCCGCAGGGCACCGTCGACCTGGGCAACGGCAAGGTCCCGCAGACCGGCAACCAGGGCAAGATGTACGTCTCCGCCGTACTGCTGCCCGACGGCAAGGTCCTGGAGACAGGCGGCGCCCTGCACAACCGGGCCGACCCGGTGTACGAGTCGTCGCTCTACGACCCGGCGACCAACACCTTCGACCCGGTGGCGGCCGACCCGGAGGAGCGCGGCTACCACTCCTCGGCGTTCCTGCTGCCCGACGGCCGGGTGATGACGACGGGCGACAACCCGGGCAACGGCACCTGGAACCACGACGTGTCGGTCTACACCCCGCCCTATCTCCTCAAGGGCGAGCGCCCGACGATCACTTCGGTCATCGACACCGAGTGGACATACGGCGACACCCAGCGGATCACCGTCGACCGGCCCATCGCCAAGGCCGAGCTGATCCGCCCGGCCGCCGTCACCCACTCCTCGGACCCGAACCAGCGGTTCGTGGACCTGCCGCTGTCGGTGGACGGCAACAACGTCGATCTGAACGTGACGAGCAACCCCAACCTGGCCCCGCCCGGCTGGTACATGCTCTTCGCGGTCGACGCCAACGGCGTGCCCTCGGTCGCCAAGTGGGTGCACCTCCAGGGTCCGCAGGCCCTGAGCGCGACGGACGCCTCGGCCCACGTCCACGACTTCGCCGACAACCTCAAGGGCAAGGTCACGGGCCCCGGCAAGAAGCGCGCGTCCCAGAAGGTCAGCCCGACCGTCTCCGGCTGCGACCGGCACTACGGCTCCGCCAACGTCTGCGTGCCGACCGACTTCCCGCCGGCCGTGAAGGCGACGACGAAGGCCCGCTGCGACTGGCTGAAGAAGAACGACTACGGCCGCCTGAAGGTCAACGGCAAGGACGACCCGCTGCGGCTGGACATCGACAGGGACGGAACAGCCTGCGGTAAGAAGGATCTGAGGGGGCGCTAGGCGCCCCTTCAGGGGCGCGGGGAACTGCGCGACCAGCCACGACGGCGCCGCAGACGATTGACGGCAACGCGTGGCAGCCCCTATCTCCGCTCGGCGTACTCCGCGAGGGCGCGCTCCACGATGGCCACCAGCTGCTCGTGGTGCGCGCCCTTCCAGTACGCCCGCTCGCACTGGGTGCACTGCGCGAATACGTCGTACGACCGCTGCGTCCCGCCCTCCAACCGGTCCGCCACCTCGTCCTTGGTGGCCGCCTTGAGCACGCCGTTGCAGGCGGAGCAGCGGGTCCAGGGGCGCAGTTCGGGGCGGAACCGGTCCAGGACGTCGCGGAGTTGGTCGTCGGGGCGGGTGCTGTAGACGTAGGCGCCGGCCCACAGTTCGCGGCGGCGCAGCAGGCCCCGGTCACGGCTGAGCATGACCCGCCGCTCGGCGGCCGAGCGGGCGGCGAGCGCCGGGTCGCCGATGTCCGTCGACTCGTACGCCGTGTCCACGCCGAGCAGGCGCAGACGGCGGGCGAGGGTGCCGAGGTGGACGTCGAGCAGGAAGCGCAGGGGCGCGCCGGGCACCCGCTGGGGGTGCTGGACGGGGCGTACGGTCACGGACTCGCCCGCCGTCGGGATGTGCGACACCGGTACCTCGTGGCCGTCGACGACCAGGGTGCCGACCTCGGTCAGCGGGACGCCGAGGGACTCGACGACATGGCCGAGGGTCGAGACTCCGTCGGTGGTGACGGCGCCCGCGCCGGCGCGCCGTCCGTTGGGGAGGAACAGGCGCAGCTCGGGGGCGAACTCGACGTGGATCTCGGGACCGTTCACCTGGCCAGGATGTCACGGCACAGGGCTCGCGCCTCAGCTGTTTTCCGCGGGGGTGTTCCTCGTGGGCAGACCGTGCTCGATGACGTCCAGGGTGCGGTCGAGGAGGTCGTGGAGGTCGTCCTTGAAGTCGTTCTCGGCCCAGTACAGGGAGATCTCCGCGAGGCCGCCGATCAGGGACATCGTGTAGACCCGTGCCTCCAGGCTGTTCCGGTCGAGCCCGTTGCGGTCGGCGACGGCCTC containing:
- a CDS encoding ArnT family glycosyltransferase translates to MTSTLPAVTTPKVPAQRQPAPETRPADRTAPPARLRSSRPDLILCGVLLVAILVVQGWNIADYPTLSDDEGTYLAQAWAVQEGRGLAHYTYWYDHPPLGWIQIALLTWIPAALSPDSMTVGTMRAAMLVISAVSAVLVYVLGRRLSLPRWAAGLGMVLFGLSPLSVVLQREIFLDNLAVMWTLLAFALAASPSRHLWHHFGAGIAAATAVLTKETMLFVLPAVLVTMWRHSHRDTRKFALTGAVTACALIGLSYPLFALLKGELFPGSGHVSLWDGITYQMTRPGSGFILDQGSGSYGVLQSWLYYDRVLILGGLAGGLLLLVTWRWSVTARALAGPSCAVVILALVAMRPTGYLPAMYVIQALPFLALVLAGGTASVAHAVLRRRRSEAEKRYVTGGRYALAAVLAIAAGAYVVPRWYDGAHTAVTADANAPYQAASKWLATEVEDPQDTRVLVDDALWLDLVHAGYEPGLGAIWFYKADLDPAVTKTMPRGWKDLDYVVASPTVRRDAVDLPNVKAAMEHSKPVAVFGTGEDRIEIRQIQTASGGVR
- a CDS encoding glycosyltransferase, whose product is MTHEYTAPEELGDPSVDAAEVPEPGAVTIVVPTFNESANVRQLLHQITDSVPSRLPCEVVFVDDSTDDTPQVIKEAAQDCPFPVTVIHRDEPVGGLGGAVVEGMKAAGSDWIVVMDGDCQHPPSLVPELVATGERANAGLVVASRYIKGGSRAGLAGSYRVAVSRAATWLTKSLFPRRLHGISDPMSGFFAIRRSDITSEALKPLGYKILLELAVRSRPRTVTEVPFVFQERFAGESKSTAAEGRRFLRHLAGLRTADPLARMVVFGLIGLTGFVPNLVALWAMTRAGLHYLPAEVVANQFGVAWNFLLIEKLLFRDRRRHRHWADRTVRFALLSNADLVLRIPLIALLVGQFGLAVLPATALALVITFVLRFVGTEALVYLPRRSRTARSTA
- a CDS encoding galactose oxidase-like domain-containing protein, with the protein product MRSRPRTALLAVLGLTGGLLLTAPQPASAANLIKNPGFETAGGDDMPYCWKKSGWGDNDFTFATVADAHSGGKAMKVSLTRRVDGDRKALITESAECAPVVTPGKQYDLGLWYKSTTPDASVTLFRHDATAGWQYWTDLKTLDMAAGWTEATVRTPEVPAGTDRIAWGVSVYGTGSVTTDDYTMDQVAEPVPDPVCTGTAQECANGRWDVLPTKNPVRSMHSVVLNNGKVLLIAGSGNDPEKFAAGTFTSAVYDPQNGTYKQIPTPKDMFCAGHVQLDDGRVLVMSGNKGYPSADGTIGYQGYKDSYTFDPVSETYSKTNDMNDGHWYPSATILGNGDVISFGGLKEDSTGSVAAELWSDAEQKWLELWKVNQTWSYWGLYPSMILMQDGRLFYSGSHVFGNNIPGTGSAICDYGANTVTQVPGLQNKDVRDQSASVLLPPAQDQKVLTIGGGNIDSNPDANRLTDVIDLKQPNPSYVAGPPLPQGTVDLGNGKVPQTGNQGKMYVSAVLLPDGKVLETGGALHNRADPVYESSLYDPATNTFDPVAADPEERGYHSSAFLLPDGRVMTTGDNPGNGTWNHDVSVYTPPYLLKGERPTITSVIDTEWTYGDTQRITVDRPIAKAELIRPAAVTHSSDPNQRFVDLPLSVDGNNVDLNVTSNPNLAPPGWYMLFAVDANGVPSVAKWVHLQGPQALSATDASAHVHDFADNLKGKVTGPGKKRASQKVSPTVSGCDRHYGSANVCVPTDFPPAVKATTKARCDWLKKNDYGRLKVNGKDDPLRLDIDRDGTACGKKDLRGR
- a CDS encoding Mut7-C RNAse domain-containing protein, with the protein product MNGPEIHVEFAPELRLFLPNGRRAGAGAVTTDGVSTLGHVVESLGVPLTEVGTLVVDGHEVPVSHIPTAGESVTVRPVQHPQRVPGAPLRFLLDVHLGTLARRLRLLGVDTAYESTDIGDPALAARSAAERRVMLSRDRGLLRRRELWAGAYVYSTRPDDQLRDVLDRFRPELRPWTRCSACNGVLKAATKDEVADRLEGGTQRSYDVFAQCTQCERAYWKGAHHEQLVAIVERALAEYAERR